One Mycteria americana isolate JAX WOST 10 ecotype Jacksonville Zoo and Gardens chromosome 21, USCA_MyAme_1.0, whole genome shotgun sequence genomic region harbors:
- the DLGAP3 gene encoding disks large-associated protein 3 — MKGYHGERSQTQPSSGHRCRCIPEDCEHPADYVQHGPEGRPPYLLSPSEPCSLEHPYCPARSPGAASECPGGPLSEPPSASASSTFPRMHHAQQPYDSCDECMATAHPASKINRLPPTLLDQFEKQLPLHHDGFHTLQYPRAGGAEPRSESPSRIRHLVHSVQKLFAKSHSLEAPAKRDYNGAKMDGRGDGYHHHHHHHHHHHQSRHGKRSKSKDRKVDSRHRSKMMGWWSSDDNLDSDSSYMVSGRHAADQGTQYCVDAPESAFRDLTLKSLKGGGEGKCLACAGMSMSLDGQTLKRSAWHTMTVSQAREAYPSAGGTEKTLMLQEAKAKDRAYQYLQVPQDEWRGYPGAGKDGEIPCRRMRSGSYIKAMGDEDSADSDASAKVSPRAATRRDSYRRSSSADQARTKFASRHYSDSYICNCPSCCTPPRMLPRGQGYGRSFTTGQINDELNHQFEAVCESVFGEVESQAVEALDLPGCFRMRSHSYLRAIQAGCSQDDDCLSLFSMSAPSGPPITSSILKPSTSFSYRKAPPPIPPGTKAKPLISVTTQSSTESTHESYLPGEVARSPAWSKDTTARCNSAESLESSKVTAVALNLPPVQPRAAPKPSTLIIKAIPGREELRSLARQRKWRPSIGVQVEAISDSDTESRSQREFHSIGVQVEEDKRRARFKRSNSVTAGVQADLELEGFAGLAVATEDKALQFGRPFQRHSSEPESGRQYAVYKTVHTQGQWAYREDYQLQYDTVEVPRRDAWMERGSRSLPDSGRASPCHRDGEWFIKLLQAEVEKMEGWCQQMEREAEDYDLPEEILEKIRSAVGSAQLLMSQKVQQFYRLCQQNMDPNAFPVPTFQDLAGFWDLLQLSIEDVSMKFAELQQLKANGWKIVEPKEEKKVPPPIPKKPPRSKVHPVKERSLDSVDRQRQEARKRLLAAKRAASFRQSSATESADSIEIYIPEAQTRL, encoded by the exons ATGAAGGGCTACCATGGGGAGCGTAGCCAGACACAGCCCTCCTCTGGCCACCGCTGCCGCTGCATCCCAGAGGACTGCGAGCATCCCGCCGACTACGTCCAGCACGGTCCCGAGGGCCGGCCGCCGTACCTCCTCAGCCCCAGCGAGCCGTGTTCCCTGGAGCATCCCTACTGCCCGGCACGGAGCCCCGGCGCGGCCAGCGAGTGCCCGGGCGGGCCCCTGAGCGAACCGCCCTCCGCCAGCGCCAGCAGCACCTTCCCAAGGATGCACCACGCGCAGCAGCCCTACGACTCCTGCGACGAATGCATGGCGACTGCCCACCCCGCCAGCAAGATCAACCGCCTGCCCCCCACGCTGCTGGACCAGTTTGAGAAGCAGCTGCCGCTGCACCACGACGGCTTCCACACGCTGCAGTACCCACGGGCCGGCGGTGCCGAGCCCCGCAGCGAGAGCCCCAGCCGCATCCGCCACCTCGTCCACTCCGTCCAGAAGCTCTTCGCCAAGTCCCACTCTCTGGAGGCGCCGGCCAAACGGGACTACAACGGTGCCAAGATGGACGGCCGCGGGGACggctaccaccaccaccaccaccaccaccatcaccaccaccagtCCCGCCACGGCAAGCGCAGCAAGAGCAAGGACCGCAAGGTGGACTCCCGGCACCGGTCCAAGATGATGGGCTGGTGGAGCTCCGACGACAACCTGGACAGCGACAGCAGCTACATGGTGTCCGGCCGGCACGCCGCCGACCAGGGCACCCAGTACTGTGTGGACGCTCCCGAAAGTGCCTTCAGAGACTTGACCTTGAAGAGTCTAAAGGGTGGCGGGGAAGGAAAATGCCTGGCCTGTGCCGGCATGTCCATGTCTCTGGACGGCCAGACGCTCAAGAGGAGCGCCTGGCACACCATGACCGTCAGCCAGGCCCGTGAAGCCTACCCCAGCGCCGGCGGCACCGAGAAGACCTTGATGCTTCAGGAAGCAAAGGCCAAAGACCGAGCGTACCAGTACCTGCAG GTGCCACAGGACGAGTGGAGAGGGTACCCGGGGGCGGGCAAGGACGGGGAGATCCCCTGCCGGCGGATGCGCAGCGGCAGCTACATCAAGGCCATGGGCGATGAGGACAGCGCCGACTCGGACGCCAGCGCCAAAGTATCGCCCAGGGCGGCCACGCGGCGAGACAGCTACCGCCGCTCCTCCAGCGCTGACCAGGCCAGGACCAA GTTTGCAAGTAGGCACTATTCTGATTCATATATCTGTAACTGTCCCAGCTGCTGCACGCCACCGCGAATGCTCCCGCGGGGACAGGGCTACGGGCGTTCCTTCACCACCGGCCAG ATCAACGACGAGCTCAACCACCAGTTCGAGGCCGTCTGCGAGTCGGTTTTCGGCGAGGTGGAGTCGCAGGCGGTGGAGGCGCTGGACCTGCCCGGCTGCTTCCGCATGCGGAGCCACAGCTACCTGCGGGCCATCCAGGCGGGCTGCTCCCAGGACGACGACTGCCTCTCGCTCTTCTCCATGTCGGCCCCTTCCGGGCCGCCCATCACCAGCAGCATCCTGAAGCCCAGCACCT CCTTCAGTTACAGAAAAGCTCCACCTCCCATCCCTCCAGGAACCAAAGCCAAACCCCTCATCTCCGTCACGACGCAGAGCAGCACCGAGTCCACCCATGAGAGCTACCTGCCCGGCGAGGTTGCCCGCAGCCCCGCCTGGTCCAAAGACACCACGGCCCGTTGCAACTCGGCCGAGAGCCTGGAGAGCTCCAAGGTGACGGCCGTGGCCCTCAACCTGCCTCCGGTccagccccgcgccgctcccAAGCCCTCCACGCTCATCATCAAGGCTATCCCCGGCCGGGAGGAGCTGAGGAGCTTGGCTCGGCAGCGGAAATGGCGTCCCTCCATCGGCGTCCAG GTTGAAGCCATCTCCGACTCGGACACGGAGAGCCGGAGCCAGAGGGAGTTCCACTCCATCGGGGTGCAGGTGGAGGAGGACAAAAG GCGAGCGCGCTTCAAGCGCTCCAACAGCGTGACGGCGGGCGTGCAGGCGGACCTGGAGCTGGAGGGCTTCGCTGGCTTGGCCGTGGCCACTGAGGACAAAGCCCTGCAGTTCGGGCGCCCCTTCCAGCGGCATTCCTCGGAGCCCGAGTCCGGCCGGCAGTATGCGGTGTACAAGACGGTGCACACGCAGGGGCAGTGGGCGTACCGGGAGGACTACCAGCTGCAGTACGACACGGTGGAGGTGCCCCGGCGGGATGCCTGGATGGAGCGGGGCTCCCGCAGCCTCCCCGACTCTGGCCGTGCCTCCCCCTGCCACCGCGATGGGGAATGGTTCATCAAACTGCTGCAAGCGGAGGTGGAGAAGATGGAAGGCTGGTGCCAGCAGATGGAGAGGGAGGCCGAGGATTACGACCTGCCGGAGGAGA TCCTGGAGAAGATCCGGAGTGCCGTGGGCAGCGCCCAGCTCCTCATGTCCCAGAAGGTGCAGCAGTTTTACCGCCTCTGCCAGCAGAACATG GATCCCAACGCGTTCCCTGTGCCCACCTTCCAAGACCTGGCCGGCTTCTGGGACCTCCTGCAGCTCTCCATCGAGGATGTCAGCATGAAGTTCGCGGAGCTCCAGCAGCTCAAGGCCAATGGGTGGAAGATCGTGGAGCCCAAG gaggagaagaaggtgCCTCCCCCGATACCAAAGAAGCCGCCGCGCTCCAAGGTGCACCCGGTGAAGGAGCGCTCCCTGGACTCGGTGGACCGGCAGCGGCAGGAGGCCCGCAAGCGGCTCCTGGCAGCCAAGCGAGCTGCCTCCTTCCGCCAGAGCTCGGCCACCGAGAGCGCGGACAGCATCGAGATCTACATCCCCGAGGCGCAGACCCGGCTGTGA
- the SMIM12 gene encoding small integral membrane protein 12: MWSVLWAAVRSKAPYVTFPVAFVVGLVGYHLEWFLRGHPSPTAEEEKSISEQREDRKLQEIAGKDLTNVVSLKDKLEFAPRAVLNRNRPEKS, translated from the coding sequence ATGTGGTCCGTGCTCTGGGCGGCCGTGCGCTCCAAGGCCCCGTACGTCACCTTCCCGGTGGCCTTCgtggtggggctggtgggctACCACCTGGAGTGGTTCCTCCGCGGCCACCCCTCGCCCACGGCCGAGGAGGAGAAGAGCATCTCGGAGCAGCGGGAGGACCGCAAGCTGCAGGAGATCGCGGGCAAGGACCTGACCAACGTGGTCAGCCTGAAGGACAAGCTCGAGTTCGCCCCTCGGGCCGTGCTGAACAGGAACCGCCCGGAGAAGAGTTAA